Part of the Lichenicola cladoniae genome is shown below.
CCCGGATGCAGCAACTCGCCGGTGATCACCAGTACGCGGCCATCCTCGAGCCTCTCGGCGGTGGTGCGATGATTGCCGCTCCAGCCGAGATGGACGCCATAGACCCGGCCTCGATCCTCATCGAAGCCGGCAGCACCGGCGATGATCCCGGGGAAACGGTCATGCAGGCGGCCGCGCCGGTTTTCCGATGCCCACAGTCCGCTGGAGAGATCGACCCGGCGCTCGGCGAACTCCCGGCCCCATCGTCCGTCGAACACGAGCAGTTCGGTCGCATCGGCCGGCAATAGAAAAACGCCGGCCGCCAGGCGTTCCACGTTGAGCGGCTCGTGTCCCTCGTTGCGGAGCACCGAGCGCATGCTCAGCAGGTCGCCGTCGGGCGCCAGGGCCAGGATTATTTCGAGTGCGAGTGCGGTCACCGGATCGCTCGCCGAGATCCGCAATTCCCCCGGCTCCTGGTGGATGGTCACCTCGGTAAATTCCGCAGACCAGTCGATGCGCCCGCGACTGGCCGCCATTGCGGCGGTACGCTGCGAACCCGTCCCCAGCGTCGGCATCAGCACCGCTTCGACATGGTCTTCGTCGAGACCGTTGTGACGAAGCGCGCGATCGCGCAGGGAGGACACTGCGTCCAGCGAAACGCCATCGGGCAGGCGCGCACCCCAGTGCACGATCTCGGGCAGGCCCGTCACGCGTTGCAGAAGCAGCAAGGTCGTGTTGCTGCCATCAAGCCTGTGAGTTGTCATTCCTTCACCGATCCCAAGGTCAATCCGGAAATAAAGTGCCGCTGCATCAGGAAGAACACCACGACCGACGGGGTTGCCGCGACGATCGCGCCGGCCGACATCAACTGCCATGAGGCCAGCCACATGCCCTGCAAGGCCTGCAGCCCGGCGGTAATCGGGCGGGCGCTGTCGGATTGCACCAGTACCAGCGCCCAGAAATAATCATTCCAGATGAACGTGAATTCCAGCACGGCCAGGGCCGCCAGGGCCGGACGGACCAGCGGCAACACGATCAGCCAGAAGATCCTGAAACTTCCCGCCCCGTCCATGCGGGCCGCTTCGAGCAGGGAGTCGGGAATCTCGCGCATGAAGTTGCGCATGAACAGCGTACAGAACCCGGTCTGGAACGCCGAGTGGAACACGATCAGCGCCCAGATCGTGTTGTAGAGCGGGAACACGTGGATCATCAGGTCCCGCACCGGGATCATCAGGATCTGGAACGGCACGAAATTGCCGGCGATGAAGATCGCCAGGACGAAGCTGCTGGCGCGGAAACGGAACTTCGCAAGCCCGAACCCCGCCAGCGTCGACAGCACCAGCGTTCCGGCCACCGCGGGCAAGGTGATTTCGATCGAGTTGAGCAGGTAGCGGCCCATCGGCGAGGACGTGAAGACCGCCGCGTAGTTGCCGAACAGGTTGGTGCCGTGCGGCCATCCCCAGTAGTTGCCTTGGGCGAGATCCTGCGCGGTGCGGGCCGAGGTCAGGAAGATCGCCAGCAGCGGCAGCAGCCAGATGATCAGGCTGACCGGCAGTGCCACGCGATACAGCGCCCGTGCGCCCGGAGAAGCGGTCTGGATCGGGCGGGGAAACATCAGCGCCGCTCCTGCCGAAGCATGATGACCAGGAAGATGGCGATATAGATATCCATGATCGCGAACAGCACGACGGCGATGGCCGCCCCGTAGCCGTAGCGGAACGACAGGAAGGTCTGCTCGTACATGTAGTAGGCGAGCACGGCGGAGCTGTCGTACGGACCGCCCTTGGTCATGATCGACACCAGGTCGAACGACCGCAACGCACCGACCACCGAGACGACGACGGCAATGAAGGTTGCCGGCCGCAACTGCGGGATGATGATGTTCCAGAGCATGTTCCAGCCACGCGCCCCATCCATGCGGGCGGCTTCGACGATCTCGCCGTTCACCGCCGTCAGGCCTGTCAGATACAGGATCATGCAGTATGCGGTCTGCGGCCAGAGACCGGCGACGATGACGGACGGCGTCGCCCAGTTGGCGTTGCCCAGCAGCGATACGCCGTGCAGGCCGATCGCATGCAGGCCCAGGTTCAGCAGCCCGAAATCGCCGTTGAAGAACCACGAAAACACCAGCCCGACCACGACCTGGGAAATCACGAACGGGAAGAAGAACAGGGACTTGTAGAGCCGCATACCCGCGATGCTCTGGTTGAGGAACAACGCCATCGCCAGCCCGAATACCGGAGCCAGCATGTAGGACAACAACCACCAGATGTTGTTGACCAGGGCGGTATAGAACACATCGTCGCCGAACAGCTCGGTATAGTTCCCGAGCCCGACCCAGCGCATGCGGTGGATACCGTCCCAGTCGTGCAACGACACCCAGATGCTGTCGGCGATCGGCCAGAGCACGAACACCGAGAAGAACAACGCGGCGGGCGCGATGAACGGCAGCGCCGCCATCCCGCCACGCATGCGATTGGCGGAGGCCGACATGCCGGCCTCAGTTGGCCGGCGCGTAGATGCGCAGACGCGCCCGGTCGATATCGGCGAGGATGCGGTCCAGCCTGTCCGGCTTGATCATGAACTCCTGGAAGCGCTTCATCGCCAGTGTCGCCAACGCCTCGTCGGTATCGCGATCGAAGAACTGCGAATGATCGGGCGTTGCCTGGAGCAGCTTGCGCCCGTCGACCAGAAAACGATCATCGACCAGCTTGGCTTGCGTATTGGCCGGGATCTGTTTCTCGTAGCGGTTGATCATCTCCTGGATGTCGGGCTGCATCATGAAGGCGACGAACTTCATCGCGCCTGCCTTGTTGACCGCCCCCTGCGGGACGGCCACGGAATCCATTGGTGCGTCCTCCGCCCGGGCAACGCCGGGGGTGATGCTGGGGAACGGCGCGTACTGCATCACCTTTTCCATCTCCGGCGAGAAGTTGGCGGTGATGAAATTGCCCAGCAGCATCATTCCGGCGCGACCCTGGAACAGCAGCGCCTGGCTTTCCTGCATGCTGAGTTCGGCATGATTGGGTACGAAGCACTTACGGTCGATAAGCTGCTTCCAGTGCGCGAACACATCCCGCACTTTTGGGTCGAGGTAGGACATCTTCCCGGACATCAGCTGCATGTGCGAGGCATAGCCGTTGATCCGAAGGTCGAGATAATCGAACCAGGCGGCGGTCGGCCACAGATCCTTGGAGCCGATGTCGATCGGGGCCACGCCGATCGCGTTCAGCTTGTCGCAGGCGCCGAGCAGATCGTCCCAGGTGGCGATCGGACCGATGCCGGCCTTCTGAAACAGGTCGCCGCGATAATAAATTCCATACTGATACTGGGTGTAGGGCACCGCATACTGCTTGCCGTTGTCGGTCACGAGTGCCACCGCGGTGGGACCGAACGCCTCCTTCATCGCCGGCGTCCACAACGCACTCACGTCGGCGAGCAGGCCGGGCTGCACGAACTGGCGAAGCCGAACGCCTGTGTACCAGAGCACCACGTCGGGCGGTGCCGATGTCAGCCAGTTCCGGATCGACTGCTTGTAGGCCTCGTGGTCATAGACGTTGAGTACGACGTGGGTGCCCGGGTTGGCGGCCTCGAAGCGTTTCACCACTTCCTGGAAGGCTGCCTTGGGCTGTGGGTCGGACTGATCGGTGTTGACGGTAATGCTATCGGCGCGCGCGGCAACCGGCGCCAGGGCGAGCGCTCCCATCAGGAAGCGGACGACCCAGGAAGTCCTGGACATTGCTGTATTCCCCGTTCGGCCCGCGTGATCCCGAGGCCGTTACGAGGATATGAACACGGCTTGGCGAACCTGTCGTCCAAATTTACGGCGCCCGGTTTCTACCGGACCGCACATGCAGGATGCGGGGGCAAATTCGCGTCACCGTGCCCGGTGCGCCGTCACGCGGAACAGGTCAGAGAAGCCGGGAATGGTGCTCGATATGGTCGGCGATAAAGCTCTGGATGAACCAGTATGAATGGTCGTAGCCGGCGTGGCGGCGCAGGGTCAGCGACTGGCCGGCCTCCGCAGCCGCCTGCTCAAGGCGATCCGGACGAAGCTGCTCGTCGAGGAACTGGTCCGCCTCGCCCTGGTCGACCAGCAGCGTCGTCGGATGCACCTTGCCGGCGCGGAGCAGCAGCGTCGGGTCGTGCGCAGCCCAGCTGGCCCGATCCGGGCCGAGATAGGCCGAGAACGCCTTTCGGCCCCAGGGAACGTCGCTGGGGTGGCAGATCGGCGCGAAGGCCGAGACCGAGTGCCAGCGAGTGGGATCGGACAGGCCCAGCGCCAGAGCGCCGTAGCCGCCCATCGAATGACCCATGATGCCGCGCCGATCGGGACGCACCGGGAAGTTGGCCTCGACCAGCGTCGGCAGCTCGTCGTTGACGTAGCTGCCCATGCAGTAATGTGCCGACCAGGGCGCCTCGGTCGCGTCCAGGTAGAAGCCGGCGCCGGTGCCGAAATCCCAGTCGGCATCCTCGCCCGGGATGCCGGCGCCGCGCGGGCTGGTGTCGGGGAACACCATGACCAGCCGATGGTCCGCCGCGAGCCGCAGCACGGCGGACTTGGTGGCGAAGGTCTCCTCGTTGCAGGTCAGGCCGGCCAGCGCATACAGCGCAGGCGCCGGCGACGCGGCATCGACGCCATCCGGCACGAAAACGCCGAAACGCGCATCCAGGCCGCCAAGCGCCTCGGACACGTGGCTGTGGAAGCCGAGATTACCGCCGAAACAGCGCTGGGCCGACCGGGTCTGCATCAGTACATCACCACGCTGCGGATGCTCTCGCCGCGGGTCATCAGGTCGAAGCCCTCGTTGATCTGCTCGAGCTTCAGGTGATGGGTGATCAGCGGATCGATGCTGATCTTGCCGTCCATGTACCACTCCACGATCTTCGGCACGTCGGTGCGCCCACGGGCGCCGCCGAACGCCGAGCCGATCCAGCGGCGGCCGGTGACCAGTTGGAACGGGCGGGTCGAGATCTCCTGTCCCGCCGAGGCCACGCCGATGATGGTGGACACGCCCCAGCCGCGATGGCTGCACTCCAGCGCCTGGCGCATCAGGGTCGGGTTGCCGACGCACTCGAAGCTGTAGTCGGCGCCGCCGCCGGTGAGCTCGACCAGATGGCCGACCACGTCGCCGTTCTCGCCGAGATCCTTCGGGTTCACGAAGTCGGTCATGCCGAACTGCCGCGCCATCGCCTCGCGGCCGGGATTGATGTCGACACCGACGATCTGGGTCGCGCCGACCATGCGGGCACCCTGGATCACGTTCAGGCCGATGCCGCCCAGACCGAACACCACGACCGACGATCCGGGCTCCACCTTGGCGGTGAACAGCACCGCGCCGATGCCGGTGGTGACGCCGCAGCCGATGTAGCAGATCTTGTCGAACGGGGCGTCCTCGCGGACCTTCGCCAGTGCGATCTCGGGCAGCACCGTGTAGTTCGCGAAGGTCGAGCAGCCCATGTAGTGCAGGATCGGCTGGCCCTTGTACGAGAAGCGCGAGCTGCCGTCCGGCATGACGCCCCTGCCCTGGGTCGCGCGGATCCGGGTGCACAGGTTGGTCTTGCGGGACAGGCAGCTTTTGCAGTTGCGGCATTCCGGCGTGTAGAGCGGGATCACGTGGTCGCCTGCCTTCAGGCTGGTGACGCCGGGCCCGACCTCGACCACCACGCCTGCGCCTTCATGGCCCAGGATCGCCGGGAACAGGCCTTCCGGATCGGCGCCCGACAGGGTGTATTTGTCGGTGTGGCACAGGCCGGTCGCCTTGATCTCGACGAGTACCTCGCCCTCGCGTGGTCCCTCGAGCTGGATCGTCTCGATTTCGAGAGGCTTGCCGGCCTCGAATGCTACTGCCGCGCGAACGTCCATGATCTCGAGACTCCGACCTTTTGAAGGCGTGCACACAAGGGCCGCGCGGGGCGGAGGTCAATGCACGTCGGCGGATCTTGGCGGCCCGCTGGTTACAACCTACTTATAGGGCCAGTCCATGCCGCGGCCGGCTGTCGTGCGCCTCTAGGAAATCCGCCATGTCCGGTTCGTCACGCTTCAAGCCAAACTCCAGTCCGGCCGGCGGCTGGGGAGCCCTGAATGCCACGGCGCGGATCCTGCGCGAGCAAAGCGTGATCGCCCAGTCCACGACGACCTTGCTCAAGATGAACAAGCCCGGCGGGTTCAAATGCTCGTCCTGCGCTTGGCCGAACCCGACGCCCGGCCACGTCAAAACCTTCGAATTCTGCGAGAACGGCGCCAAGGCGCTGGCCTTCGAGACCACGCGCAAGCGGGTGACACGCGAGTTTTTTGCTGCCCACACGGTCAGTGAACTGCGCGGCTGGTCGGACTACGACCTGGAACAGCAAGGCCGCCTGCCCGAGCCGATGCGCTACGATGCGACGACCGACCACTACGTGCCGTGCTCCTGGGACGAGGCGTTCGCCGACATCGCGTCCGAGCTGCAGGCGCTGGACAGCCCGGACGAGGCGGAGTTCTACACATCCGGACGCACCTCGAACGAGGCGGCGTTCCTGTATTCGGTGTTCGTGCGCCAGTTCGGCACCAACAACTTCCCCGACTGCTCGAACATGTGCCACGAGCCGACCAGCCGGGGCCTGCCGAAATCGATCGGCATCGGCAAGGGCACCATCACCATCGACGACTTCGCCAAGGCGGAGGCGATCTTCATCATCGGCCAGAACCCGGGCACCAACAGCCCGCGTATGATGACCAACCTGGTCGAGGCGCGGCATCGTGGCGTGCCGATCGTGGTGATCAACCCGATGCCCGAGCGGGCGCTGATGAAGTTCACCGAGCCACAAAATGCCGTCGAGATGGCGACCGGCGGCTCGACCAAGATCGCCAGCGAGTTCGTACATGTGCGGATCGGCGGCGACATCGCGGTGCTGAAGGGCATCCTGCGCGCCTTGCTGGAAGCCGACGACGCCTCGCGCGCGGCCGGAACCGGCGCGCTGATTGACGACGAATTCATCGCCACCCACACGCACGGTTTCGAAGCGGCGGCAGCGGCGGCGCGCGCGACCGGCTGGGACGAGATCGAGGCGGTCAGCGGCATCGACCAGGCGCAGCTCGCCCGTGTCGCACATATCTATGCGCAGTCGAAGGCCACCATCATCTGCTACGGCATGGGAATCACCCAGCATCAGCGCGGTTCGAACGCGGTGCAGCAGATCGCCAACCTGTTGTTGGCCAAAGGCAATATCGGCAAGCCGGGTGCGGGCATCGCGCCGGTGCGCGGCCATTCAAACGTGCAGGGCGACCGTACCGTCGGCATCGACGAGAAGCCGACCCAGATCTACCTGGACCAGCTCGAGCAGGTGTTCGGCTTCCGGCCGCCACAGGAGCATGGGCACGATACCGTCGAGGCGGTCGAGGCGATGGTCGCGGGACACTCCAAGGTGTTCATCGCGATCGGCGGCAACTTCATCCATGCGATCCCCGACACGCCGATCGCCTACGAGGCCATGAGCCGGCTGAAGCTGAGTGTCGCCGTCAGCACCAAGCTAAACCGCGGACATGTGGTGCATGGGCACAAGGCGTATATCCTGCCGTGCATCGCGCGGGCCGAGCTCGACATCCAGAACGGGGTGAAGCAGCGAATCACCATCGAGGACGCGACGTCGATGGTCGGCGCGTCGTCGGGAATACTGGAACCGGCGTCTCCGGACCTGATTTCCGAGATTGCCATCGTCTGCAGGATGGCGCGGGCGACCCTGCCGGACTCCGCTATTCCGTGGGAAGACTACGAGGGCAATTACGACCTGATCCGTGACAAGATCGCTGCGGTCTATCCGAAGCTCTATGCGCGCATGAACGAGCGTCTGGACGAGCCGCAGTTCCACCTGCGCAATTCCGCCCGCGAGCGCGAGTGGAATACGCCGAGCGGCCGCGCCAACTTCCTGGTGTTCGACGGGATCGCGATGGACAAGCCGGTCGACGTCGAAGGCATGCTGCGGCTGGCGACGATCCGCAGCCACGAGCAGTTCAACACCACCATCTACAGCAACAATGACCGTTACCGCGGCGTCTATAACGACCGCATGGTCGTGTTCATGAACGAGGACGACATGAAGGCCCGCGGCATTACCGTCGAGGGTCCGGTCGAAATGGAGACGGTGTCGCTCGACGGAGCGAGGCGCTGGCTCGGCGGGCTCAAGGCACTGCCCTATCCGATCCCGCGTGGCTCGGTCGCCGCCTACTACCCCGAAACCAATGGGCTGCTGCCGCTGTATCACCATGACGAGTTGAGCAAGACGCCGGCCGCCAAGTCGATTCCGGTGCTGGTGCGGCCGAGCACGCCAGGCGCTGCCGGGTCGGCGATCCAGGGAATGTAGCACCGGAGGTCAGCGGGACCGCACCTGATAGTCGGGATGCGGTCCCGTCGGTCTGCCCACGCTGCATGAACCTGCTGGACGAAACCTTCCAAAAGCTGACATGGAAGTTCCGTGGTCACCGACCGGGATTCGTGTCGCGCCTGATGCGGATTGATCGCAAACGGTGGCAGCTGGAACAGCGTTCAGGAAAACATGGACGTGCTAGGTGAGGCTGCCCGTCATGTGTCAGATGCTGCAAAGCTGCCGAATAGATTGACCAAGCTCCCCGGGGCGTCGTTACCGAAGAACAACTTCAGGTTCTGCGCCGACATACGTGCCGCCTCACGGCTTCGCGGGAACAGGGAGTCCTCATACGCGGACAAGGACGCGTTCATGTCATCAGGATTGTCGATAATCGCCCGGGCGAGTTCCGCGCCGTCATACATGGCTAGGTTGGCGCCCTCACCCGCGAATGGGGACATGAGGTGTGCCGCGTCGCCGACCAAGGTCAGGCCGACCTTTCGCTTCCACTCATGCCCGACCGGCAGCGCATAGATCGGGCGGATCGTCGGATCGGCAACGCTGCCGGTGATGAACCTGATAAGATGCGGCGCCCAGCCGGAGAACTTCTGGGCGATGAAATCCAAGGCTGCGGGAGCATCGCTGAAGTCTATGGACCTGATCCATTCTTCCTGCTCGTTCAACGCGACATATCCCGCGACGCTGCCATCGGCGCTGCGATGCGCGATGATACCCTTGCCCGGCGCCGCTGCCATGAGGGTGCCGGTTCCGATCGCCGCCACGCTTTCCGCATTGCGCGCGTCCCCGGCGGCTAGCGCGATCTCGATGAAGCAAGTGCCTGAATAAACCGGCTTGGAATCGGAAAGGAGTGGGCGGACTTTTGACCAGGCGCCGTCAGCTCCGACGAGCAGATCAATCGCCGTCCGGGTCCCGTTGGCGAAGCCGACCTCGTGGCGCCCTTCTGCAGTCCGCGTCAGGTACGTGACCTTGTGATCCCAACGGATCGCGGTATCCGGAAGCGAGGCAATCAGCATCGCGCGAAGCTCACCCCGATCGACCTCTGGGCACCTGGGCGAGCGGTCCCCCGCCTTGTCGAACAAGATAACCCCATCCTTGTTTACGACGCGCTTTGCATCTTCGCCGAGCCGAACAAGACGCAGAAATGCATCATACAGACCGGTCGCCTTGAGCGCGAGCTGGCCGTTATGCTCGTGTATATCGAGCAGGCCTCCCTGCTCCCTGGCGACCGGCGACAGCTCGGCCTCGTAGATTGTCGCTTCGATCCCGTAGCGATGCAGGGTACGGGCAAGCGTCAGGCCAGCAAGGCCGGCACCGATAATCGCAAGGGTGTCTCGCATGCATGCGCTCCAGTGTCGCAGCATCCTGCGATGCTGGCGGTTGTTCGGAGACGCTGGGCAGCCACGCAGGGTGCGTGGGCGACGTGTATGCGGCGGCTTGCAATGAAAGGGCAGCCGTTTTTCGCGACGCTCGATCGATATAGGAGGCTGTCGGGTTCAACAAGGCTTACGCCTTACTTGCGGCCCGTGCCTTCTCCCGGACTACCATCGTTTGCGGGAGCAGCGAGCGGCATGCGCGCCATGTTCGACAGCCTGGCTTTGAGCCTGGCGGTGGAACCCCGGCCCGGTCGACGACGGTCAATGCCGGGCGACTGGCCGAAGGCGC
Proteins encoded:
- a CDS encoding carbohydrate ABC transporter permease — protein: MFPRPIQTASPGARALYRVALPVSLIIWLLPLLAIFLTSARTAQDLAQGNYWGWPHGTNLFGNYAAVFTSSPMGRYLLNSIEITLPAVAGTLVLSTLAGFGLAKFRFRASSFVLAIFIAGNFVPFQILMIPVRDLMIHVFPLYNTIWALIVFHSAFQTGFCTLFMRNFMREIPDSLLEAARMDGAGSFRIFWLIVLPLVRPALAALAVLEFTFIWNDYFWALVLVQSDSARPITAGLQALQGMWLASWQLMSAGAIVAATPSVVVFFLMQRHFISGLTLGSVKE
- a CDS encoding carbohydrate ABC transporter permease, which encodes MSASANRMRGGMAALPFIAPAALFFSVFVLWPIADSIWVSLHDWDGIHRMRWVGLGNYTELFGDDVFYTALVNNIWWLLSYMLAPVFGLAMALFLNQSIAGMRLYKSLFFFPFVISQVVVGLVFSWFFNGDFGLLNLGLHAIGLHGVSLLGNANWATPSVIVAGLWPQTAYCMILYLTGLTAVNGEIVEAARMDGARGWNMLWNIIIPQLRPATFIAVVVSVVGALRSFDLVSIMTKGGPYDSSAVLAYYMYEQTFLSFRYGYGAAIAVVLFAIMDIYIAIFLVIMLRQERR
- a CDS encoding ABC transporter substrate-binding protein; protein product: MSRTSWVVRFLMGALALAPVAARADSITVNTDQSDPQPKAAFQEVVKRFEAANPGTHVVLNVYDHEAYKQSIRNWLTSAPPDVVLWYTGVRLRQFVQPGLLADVSALWTPAMKEAFGPTAVALVTDNGKQYAVPYTQYQYGIYYRGDLFQKAGIGPIATWDDLLGACDKLNAIGVAPIDIGSKDLWPTAAWFDYLDLRINGYASHMQLMSGKMSYLDPKVRDVFAHWKQLIDRKCFVPNHAELSMQESQALLFQGRAGMMLLGNFITANFSPEMEKVMQYAPFPSITPGVARAEDAPMDSVAVPQGAVNKAGAMKFVAFMMQPDIQEMINRYEKQIPANTQAKLVDDRFLVDGRKLLQATPDHSQFFDRDTDEALATLAMKRFQEFMIKPDRLDRILADIDRARLRIYAPAN
- the fghA gene encoding S-formylglutathione hydrolase, with protein sequence MQTRSAQRCFGGNLGFHSHVSEALGGLDARFGVFVPDGVDAASPAPALYALAGLTCNEETFATKSAVLRLAADHRLVMVFPDTSPRGAGIPGEDADWDFGTGAGFYLDATEAPWSAHYCMGSYVNDELPTLVEANFPVRPDRRGIMGHSMGGYGALALGLSDPTRWHSVSAFAPICHPSDVPWGRKAFSAYLGPDRASWAAHDPTLLLRAGKVHPTTLLVDQGEADQFLDEQLRPDRLEQAAAEAGQSLTLRRHAGYDHSYWFIQSFIADHIEHHSRLL
- a CDS encoding S-(hydroxymethyl)glutathione dehydrogenase/class III alcohol dehydrogenase, translated to MDVRAAVAFEAGKPLEIETIQLEGPREGEVLVEIKATGLCHTDKYTLSGADPEGLFPAILGHEGAGVVVEVGPGVTSLKAGDHVIPLYTPECRNCKSCLSRKTNLCTRIRATQGRGVMPDGSSRFSYKGQPILHYMGCSTFANYTVLPEIALAKVREDAPFDKICYIGCGVTTGIGAVLFTAKVEPGSSVVVFGLGGIGLNVIQGARMVGATQIVGVDINPGREAMARQFGMTDFVNPKDLGENGDVVGHLVELTGGGADYSFECVGNPTLMRQALECSHRGWGVSTIIGVASAGQEISTRPFQLVTGRRWIGSAFGGARGRTDVPKIVEWYMDGKISIDPLITHHLKLEQINEGFDLMTRGESIRSVVMY
- a CDS encoding FdhF/YdeP family oxidoreductase; the protein is MSGSSRFKPNSSPAGGWGALNATARILREQSVIAQSTTTLLKMNKPGGFKCSSCAWPNPTPGHVKTFEFCENGAKALAFETTRKRVTREFFAAHTVSELRGWSDYDLEQQGRLPEPMRYDATTDHYVPCSWDEAFADIASELQALDSPDEAEFYTSGRTSNEAAFLYSVFVRQFGTNNFPDCSNMCHEPTSRGLPKSIGIGKGTITIDDFAKAEAIFIIGQNPGTNSPRMMTNLVEARHRGVPIVVINPMPERALMKFTEPQNAVEMATGGSTKIASEFVHVRIGGDIAVLKGILRALLEADDASRAAGTGALIDDEFIATHTHGFEAAAAAARATGWDEIEAVSGIDQAQLARVAHIYAQSKATIICYGMGITQHQRGSNAVQQIANLLLAKGNIGKPGAGIAPVRGHSNVQGDRTVGIDEKPTQIYLDQLEQVFGFRPPQEHGHDTVEAVEAMVAGHSKVFIAIGGNFIHAIPDTPIAYEAMSRLKLSVAVSTKLNRGHVVHGHKAYILPCIARAELDIQNGVKQRITIEDATSMVGASSGILEPASPDLISEIAIVCRMARATLPDSAIPWEDYEGNYDLIRDKIAAVYPKLYARMNERLDEPQFHLRNSAREREWNTPSGRANFLVFDGIAMDKPVDVEGMLRLATIRSHEQFNTTIYSNNDRYRGVYNDRMVVFMNEDDMKARGITVEGPVEMETVSLDGARRWLGGLKALPYPIPRGSVAAYYPETNGLLPLYHHDELSKTPAAKSIPVLVRPSTPGAAGSAIQGM
- a CDS encoding FAD-dependent oxidoreductase, which produces MRDTLAIIGAGLAGLTLARTLHRYGIEATIYEAELSPVAREQGGLLDIHEHNGQLALKATGLYDAFLRLVRLGEDAKRVVNKDGVILFDKAGDRSPRCPEVDRGELRAMLIASLPDTAIRWDHKVTYLTRTAEGRHEVGFANGTRTAIDLLVGADGAWSKVRPLLSDSKPVYSGTCFIEIALAAGDARNAESVAAIGTGTLMAAAPGKGIIAHRSADGSVAGYVALNEQEEWIRSIDFSDAPAALDFIAQKFSGWAPHLIRFITGSVADPTIRPIYALPVGHEWKRKVGLTLVGDAAHLMSPFAGEGANLAMYDGAELARAIIDNPDDMNASLSAYEDSLFPRSREAARMSAQNLKLFFGNDAPGSLVNLFGSFAASDT